The DNA region ATCAACGCTCGGCCAATACCGAGGTGTTGGTTAAGAGCGGAAACACGACGGTCTTGGGGGGAATCTACTCCATCCGAACCGGCGGTACGCAGGATGACTTGCCGGGTCTGTCCAAGATTCCGATCATCGGATGGTTGTTTAAGAACTATGCGAAAGAGCTTCGAAGAACCGAGCTCCTGATTTTTGTGACGCCTCGAATCGTGGGCGACGAACGGGAAGCGGTTCGGGACATCCGCGGGTAGGAGGGAGATACAATGACGGCTACGTTGCAAAAGACAGGTTTGGTTGGGGTTCTTCTGGCGGCTATGTTGCCTGCATTGTCATGCAACCAGGCAGCGGAGGGGTTTAACGCGGAATCGGGGTCATCGATCTCTATGGGTACGCCGGCCAGCGCTACGACCAGTGAGGATGTGTACTATTTGATTACGTTCAGCGTGACGAACTCCTTGGGGCAACCGGCGAATGGGATTCAGGTCCAGACATTTTGCCAGTTTTGCGAATTTTTCGACCGGGCGCCGGGGGAAGATATAACGATCTGCGATCCCGCCCGTCTTCAAGCCGTTTCACAGCCGGCGGTGTTCAAGACGGGCGACCGAGGCAGTTATCAGCTGTGTGTTTTGGAGCCTGCTCCGGCAAACGTGGGTTTATCCTCATACACGGACCACATCACCGCCGATATCGGCGTTCAGCAAACGTCGGTATCGGTAACGCTCACCCAGCAGAAATAAACATGATAAGGTGGGCCGCGTGAGCGAGGCGGTTCAAGCCGAGATTAAGAAGTACAGCGAGCAACTTGCCGCCGATCCAAAGTCCCGTTCGTTTGTTCCCCTCTCGGACGCCTATCGAAGATTAGGTCAGTACGACGAAGCCATCGCCGTGGCGCGCGAAGGCGTCGGCCATCACCCCCATTACCTTTCGGGCAAGATGGCCTTGGCCCGGGCGTTGTTTGAAAACGGAGAACTTGACGAGTCTCAAAGTCTTCTGGAGGCGGTGCTCCACGTTTCCCCCGACAACGTCCTGGCGAATCGGATTCTTTCGTCACTCTATCTCCAAAAAGGACTGCCGGAGCGCGCCGCACCGGTTCTCAAACAGCTCCTCAAGTTGGATCCGAATGATACGCGTGCCGCCCAGCAACTCGAAGCCATAGCGAAAACGACACCGTCTCCGCCTGCGCCCGAGACACATATCCCTGTTGAAGCGGCTGTGGCGGTCGGTCCCGGGCCTGGCGCAGCCTCGTCGGCTTCGGAATTGAGGACCGCGACGCTGGCGGAGCTGTATCGAAAACAGGGACATATCGATCAAGCGCTTGAGATTTATCGCGATGTCTCCCACGGGGACCCGGGGAATCCCGAGTGGAAAAACAAAATCGAGGAATTGGAGCAAAACCTTTCCGCCCGCTCCTCCGCGGGAGGCGATATCCGAAGGGACCGTATTTCGACGTTACGGGACCTGTTGAAACGTATCCAAGAACGAAAGCGGAGGGCGGCATGAATTTCGAGGAAGGATTGAAGTCGATGTTAAGAGATGTCGATGGTTCCCAGGCCGCGGTGCTGATGGGCTTTGACGGAATTCCGGTCGCCGAATCAAAAACCGACGGCGCCGAAGGTGTGTCGCAAGACATTTTGGTGGAATACAGTCGCCTGCTTCTCGACATGATCAAGATCGGCCAAAGTTCGAACTTGGGGCCCGTATCCGAACTGACGGTGGCGATGGGGACGCGGAGGCTGTTATTCCGTGTCGTTTCCGAAAACTATTTTGTCGTTCTGGCCACTTCTTCGGAGGCGAATCTCGGCAAGAGCCGCTACATCTTACGAAGAACAGCACCTATCATCGAAGCGGCACTCTAAGACAACGAAACTATTAGTAAATTCCCCTTAATTGGCGGTGGACAAAACCCTTCTCAGTCGTTAGAAAGACACCCCTGTGAATTTGAGGGAACTCAAAGAGATCTTCCGGATGGTCGAGAAAACCGATTTCTCGCAAGTGGAAATCGTTCACGGGGAAACCCGCGTTCGAATCGAGCGGGGACCCTCCCACCCGGTCGTGGCGCCGGTCCACTTCGCTCCGCCCACGGCCGCTCCCCACGTTCCAGTCCCCCTCCCTCCGACTCCGGCCGGCGTGACTTCCGTCCCCGAAACGAAAACCCCGGCCGCCGAAAAGAAGAGCAATCAAGAAATGGTGACCTCACCCTTCGTGGGAACGTTCTATCGATCTCCGTCGCCGGACGCCGATCCCTATGTCACCGTCGGACAGGTGGTGAAAAAGGGGGAAATTCTCTGCATCATCGAAGCGATGAAGCTGATGAACGAAATCGAATCCGATTTTGACGGGAAGGTCGTGGCGATCTATCCCGAAAACGGCCAGCCCGTGGAATTCGGGGAGAAGCTTTTTCTGATCGAAGTCACCTGAGCCTCTATGTTTCGTAAGGTTCTTGTGGCCAACCGGGGGGAAATCGCCCTTCGTGTCATCCGGGCTTGCCGGGAAATGGGAATCGCGACGGTCGCCGTGCATTCCGACGTCGACCGCGAATCTCTGCACGTGAAGATGGCGGATGAGTCGGTGTGTATCGGGCCGGCCGAAAGCCGGGAAAGTTACCTTTCGGTTCAGAGAATTTTGGCCGCGGCGGAAGTCACCAATGCCGACGCCATTCACCCGGGTTATGGATTTCTCGCGGAGAACGCCGAGTTCGCGCGCGTATGCGAAAAATGCGGCGTGGCGTTTATCGGTCCGACGGCCGCCAACATCGATTCGATGGGTGACAAGCTGTCGGCCCGGGAGGCCATGAAACAGGCGGGCTTGCCGATGATGCCTGGGATCGAAGTGGACGTGGACGACGCCGCCAAAGCGGCGTCGGTTGCCCAAGAAATCGGCCTTCCGGTGATCGTAAAGGCGACGGCGGGAGGAGGAGGAAAAGGCATCAAGGTCGTTCGCTCGATGGAACAGCTTTGGAACACGCTGAAGGCCGCTAAATCGGAAGCGCAGGCGGCATTTGGAAATTCCCGTGTCTACATCGAACGATATTTGGAGGAAGCGAGGCACATCGAGTTTCAAGTGGCGGCGGATGGAAACGGGAATGTGGTTCACTTTGGAGAGAGAGATTGTTCGATCCAGCGCCGGTATCAGAAAGTGTTGGAGGAGTCTCCTTCTCCGGCCGTGCCGGCCGATGTTCGGCGGGATATGGGTAAGATTGTGACCGACGCGATTCGTTCGATCGGTTACCGAAATCTCGGAACGGTCGAGTTCTTGATGGATCCGCAAAAACGGTTTTATTTCTTGGAGATGAACACCCGTATTCAGGTTGAGCATCCCATCACGGAAGAAGTGGTGGGAATCGATCTGGTGAAGCTCCAGCTTCGGCTGGCTGCGGGGGATCCGCTCCCGGTTCGCCAGGAAGATATTCGGATGCAGGGGCACGCCATGGAGATGAGAATCAATGCCGAAGACCCGGAGAAGTTTTATCCGTCGGCGGGCCAGATCACGGCCTATCACGTGCCTGGAGGGCGAGGCATTCGGGTCGATTCGGGTGCGTACGACGGCTACGCCATTAGTCCATATTACGATTCCATGATCGCCAAGCTGATCGTTCATGGTGTAGACCGGCCGGAGGCGATTGCCAAAGGGGAGGTGGCTCTGCGCGAATTCCTCATTGAAGGGATTCATTCGAACATTCCGCTGCACCAACGCATTCTATCGAACCCGGAGTTCCGGAGTGGGACAACGAGCGTAACGTTTTTATCTAAATTATTGAATTTAAAGTATTAAAATTTACATAACAGGGGATACTTTTGTTTGCGCTCGTGTCCTATAATAGAAAGGTTGAGGTCCGTAAGGCCGGCCTGGTAGGTTCACACCGCCGGGGAGGCGGATTCACGACCGCAGGGGTCTATGTAACTTGGCGTTTAACCGAAATAAATCGCTGACCAAGGCGCAGAAACTTCTCCAAAAGGGGAAGGTCGCCGACGCCATCAAGGACTACCAAGAGGTGGTCGACAACGACCCGACCGATATTCGTACGCTTCTCAAGATCGGAGACCTCCAAGCCAAACTTGGAAACATCGAAGCGGCCAACGACACGTATCGGAAGGTCGGCGAACACTATGCGAAAGACGGATTTTTTCTCAAAGCCGTCGCCGTTTTCAAACAAATTCTTAAACTCGATCCGGGTCTCATTACCGTCTACATCCGCTTGGCCGAGCT from Bdellovibrionota bacterium includes:
- a CDS encoding tetratricopeptide repeat protein → MSEAVQAEIKKYSEQLAADPKSRSFVPLSDAYRRLGQYDEAIAVAREGVGHHPHYLSGKMALARALFENGELDESQSLLEAVLHVSPDNVLANRILSSLYLQKGLPERAAPVLKQLLKLDPNDTRAAQQLEAIAKTTPSPPAPETHIPVEAAVAVGPGPGAASSASELRTATLAELYRKQGHIDQALEIYRDVSHGDPGNPEWKNKIEELEQNLSARSSAGGDIRRDRISTLRDLLKRIQERKRRAA
- the accB gene encoding acetyl-CoA carboxylase biotin carboxyl carrier protein, translating into MNLRELKEIFRMVEKTDFSQVEIVHGETRVRIERGPSHPVVAPVHFAPPTAAPHVPVPLPPTPAGVTSVPETKTPAAEKKSNQEMVTSPFVGTFYRSPSPDADPYVTVGQVVKKGEILCIIEAMKLMNEIESDFDGKVVAIYPENGQPVEFGEKLFLIEVT
- the accC gene encoding acetyl-CoA carboxylase biotin carboxylase subunit, with the protein product MFRKVLVANRGEIALRVIRACREMGIATVAVHSDVDRESLHVKMADESVCIGPAESRESYLSVQRILAAAEVTNADAIHPGYGFLAENAEFARVCEKCGVAFIGPTAANIDSMGDKLSAREAMKQAGLPMMPGIEVDVDDAAKAASVAQEIGLPVIVKATAGGGGKGIKVVRSMEQLWNTLKAAKSEAQAAFGNSRVYIERYLEEARHIEFQVAADGNGNVVHFGERDCSIQRRYQKVLEESPSPAVPADVRRDMGKIVTDAIRSIGYRNLGTVEFLMDPQKRFYFLEMNTRIQVEHPITEEVVGIDLVKLQLRLAAGDPLPVRQEDIRMQGHAMEMRINAEDPEKFYPSAGQITAYHVPGGRGIRVDSGAYDGYAISPYYDSMIAKLIVHGVDRPEAIAKGEVALREFLIEGIHSNIPLHQRILSNPEFRSGTTSVTFLSKLLNLKY